In one Limosilactobacillus oris genomic region, the following are encoded:
- the cls gene encoding cardiolipin synthase, with the protein MNIVWTWDIVRRVIEVLWLINIAFAVWTVFRTRRDIASTWAWLLVLSVFPVIGFIAYLFVGRKISNEDIFSIRSEQESFRERLIARQEALLEKHQLLLQSGRLARARQLVSLSSSLDDAIVTFNNRVRVFIDGQKLFSEMIRDFDHAQDHIYVEFYTFYADELGHRVLAALERAAERGVTVKVLYDLSGSHGTTYKFFAHLEELGGEAQPFNSKSNKRLSTPRLNYHLHRKIVAIDGKLGYIGGFNIGDQYLGEDPKFGYWRDTHLRVAGQAVIALTARFGMDWNTTCRKTKKERVDLDKMLADLEIERPSDPGQDVAMQIVSSGPDNDNFAIRRAYESIISSARQYVYIQTPYLIPGEPILESLIIAARSGIDVRVMIPCMPDHPFVYRATEYYAKYLVDNGVKVYKYNHGFLHAKMVVSGENLSSVGSANQDYRSYRLNWEANAFCYNEALTTQLKHIFEDDIQDSTLLTPEYFAQQSNWRKFKQYFSRLLSPVL; encoded by the coding sequence ATGAACATAGTTTGGACATGGGACATTGTCCGGCGCGTGATTGAAGTGCTGTGGCTAATCAACATTGCCTTTGCGGTCTGGACCGTCTTTCGGACCCGGCGCGACATCGCGTCGACGTGGGCATGGTTGTTGGTGCTATCGGTCTTTCCAGTGATCGGTTTTATCGCCTACCTATTTGTCGGTCGTAAAATATCAAATGAGGATATTTTTAGCATTCGGAGTGAGCAGGAAAGCTTCCGGGAGCGGTTAATTGCCCGGCAAGAGGCACTGCTGGAGAAACACCAGCTCCTCTTGCAAAGCGGTCGGCTTGCCCGGGCGCGGCAGTTGGTAAGCCTATCGTCAAGCCTGGATGACGCGATTGTGACCTTTAACAACCGGGTCCGGGTTTTTATTGATGGTCAAAAATTGTTTTCCGAGATGATTCGGGATTTTGACCACGCTCAGGACCACATTTATGTTGAATTTTATACTTTCTACGCGGATGAACTTGGTCACCGGGTCCTAGCGGCTTTAGAACGGGCTGCCGAACGGGGAGTGACGGTTAAGGTCCTCTACGACCTCAGCGGGTCGCATGGGACCACTTATAAGTTCTTTGCTCACCTGGAGGAATTAGGGGGCGAGGCGCAGCCCTTTAATTCCAAGTCAAACAAGCGACTATCGACACCCCGGCTGAACTACCACCTGCACCGCAAAATTGTGGCGATTGATGGCAAGCTCGGCTATATCGGGGGCTTTAACATTGGGGACCAGTACCTCGGTGAGGATCCCAAATTTGGCTACTGGCGGGATACCCACCTGCGGGTTGCGGGCCAAGCGGTAATTGCGCTGACTGCCCGCTTCGGGATGGACTGGAATACGACCTGCCGGAAGACGAAGAAGGAACGGGTTGACCTGGATAAAATGCTGGCGGACCTGGAAATCGAGCGGCCAAGTGACCCTGGTCAGGATGTAGCAATGCAGATTGTCTCCTCAGGACCGGATAATGATAACTTTGCCATCCGGCGGGCCTATGAATCAATCATCAGCTCGGCGCGGCAATACGTGTATATTCAAACGCCGTACTTGATTCCTGGTGAACCAATCTTGGAATCCTTGATTATCGCGGCCCGTAGCGGAATTGACGTCCGGGTGATGATCCCTTGTATGCCCGACCACCCCTTTGTGTACCGGGCAACAGAGTACTACGCCAAATACTTGGTTGATAACGGGGTCAAGGTTTATAAGTACAATCACGGCTTTTTGCACGCTAAAATGGTGGTCAGTGGCGAGAACCTCTCATCGGTCGGCTCGGCGAACCAGGATTACCGGAGCTACCGACTGAATTGGGAGGCCAATGCGTTTTGCTACAATGAGGCGCTGACCACCCAGCTCAAGCATATTTTTGAAGATGACATTCAGGATAGCACCCTGCTGACGCCAGAATATTTTGCCCAGCAGTCGAACTGGCGGAAGTTTAAACAATACTTCTCCCGCCTGCTGTCACCGGTGCTGTAA
- the scrK gene encoding fructokinase ScrK, which yields MVLGSIEAGGTKFVCAVGNINYQIQDSVHIPTTTPEETLQKCIEFFDQYKDDLSAIGIASFGPIEIRKSSPKYGYITNTPKKGWADTDFVGPLKKHFNIPIAWTTDVNGSAYGEYVLSTLFNKRINSLVYYTIGTGCGAGAVIDGKFVGELGHPEMGHIRLKRHPDDLDFKGICPFHGDCLEGLVSGPTFEARTGKKGKDVPLTDHVWDIMAYYVAQAALDATLMFRPGQLIFGGGVVSEEFLKKVRREFKKLLNNYVDVGNVDEYITMPLAKNNGSATIGDFALALKAATE from the coding sequence ATGGTACTAGGAAGTATTGAAGCTGGTGGAACCAAGTTTGTTTGTGCAGTCGGTAATATCAACTACCAAATTCAGGACTCGGTCCACATCCCAACCACCACCCCAGAAGAAACCCTGCAGAAGTGCATCGAATTCTTTGACCAGTATAAGGATGACCTGTCAGCTATCGGGATCGCCTCATTTGGTCCAATTGAAATTCGGAAGAGTTCGCCAAAGTATGGTTACATTACCAACACCCCAAAGAAGGGATGGGCGGACACTGACTTTGTCGGCCCACTCAAGAAGCACTTCAACATTCCGATTGCCTGGACCACGGATGTTAACGGATCAGCATACGGTGAATACGTACTGTCGACCCTTTTCAACAAACGGATCAACTCCCTCGTCTACTACACGATTGGGACGGGTTGCGGTGCTGGAGCAGTCATCGACGGGAAATTTGTCGGTGAACTGGGACACCCAGAAATGGGTCACATCCGGCTGAAACGGCACCCTGACGACCTGGACTTCAAGGGAATTTGCCCATTCCACGGCGACTGCCTGGAAGGCTTGGTCAGTGGACCAACCTTTGAAGCCCGGACCGGTAAGAAGGGGAAGGACGTACCGCTGACCGACCACGTCTGGGACATCATGGCTTACTACGTGGCCCAAGCAGCTCTGGACGCAACCCTGATGTTCCGGCCTGGGCAACTCATCTTCGGTGGCGGGGTCGTCAGCGAAGAATTCCTGAAGAAGGTGCGGCGTGAATTCAAGAAACTGTTGAATAACTATGTTGACGTTGGCAACGTTGATGAATACATTACCATGCCGTTAGCGAAGAACAACGGATCTGCTACCATTGGTGACTTTGCCCTGGCATTAAAGGCGGCCACTGAATAA